The genomic segment TGCAGAAAATCAGAATTACCCAGAGCACACTGAACGCTTTGTCTACTGGAGACAGGTCATGTGTCGGGAGCCTTTGGCAGGAAGTCCTTACTACTGGGAGGTGGAATGGACAGGACAGAAGGTACATTAACTTATTCACCTTAAAACCttgagaaaaataatattttacagttaaaacatAGTGTAGACATAATTTTTAACAGAATGAAAACATCAGGTTAAttatgttaatttgagtaaactTCAGGTAACACTatgcaaattaattaaatatatctATAGCGTGATACACATATTTAAGTACAATAAGTATTTTTTATTCCTCAAGTTAGACACCACTAATTTTGGAGGCACGTTCATGTTCATCCATTAGGCATATCATCACTAAGTATCTGATTACTCTCTACTAGGTTTAATTATGACAGACTTGATTCTAGTTAGTCTTTTAAAATCAATGATTAAGCACTGCAATAGCATTAATGCAGCATAACGGTCTCTGCAGGTCACTATTGGTGTAACCTATAAAGAGATTGGGCGCTCCACAGCGGATGACCGCTCCAGACTGGGCCATAATGAGTACTCATGGAGCCTGTACTGGTCAGGCACAGCCTTCTCTCTGTGGCATGCAGGAAAGGAAACTGTGCTAGCTGCTCCTAAAGGCCGGCGCATCGGGGTCTATGTGGACCAGCAGTCAGGTGTGCTGGCCTTCTACAGGGTCTCTGACAACCAGGCCCACCAGATCTGCTGTGTCCAAACTGAATTTAGGGGAGCTCTCTACCCTGGGTTCCGTTTCTGGACTGGTGTGGGTTCTACCATCAACATTTGCCAGCTGGGCTGAGTGATTTAAGATCCTTATTTGGACCTATTTGACTGATGCTGCACTGTTTATGactcttattttctttctcagttAAATGTTAAAAGTACAAAGACTTATGACTTTCATGTGAGTGAAATTAATTCACCACTAGATGTTGCTACAGGCATACGAATCACAGAGACATTTcctatgtaaaaaaaacccccaaaaccctCAGGAATAGATCACTCCATCTGTGGCTATTTCATGGTTTATAAAGTACAAGGGTGTGGTGCTGGTGTAATTATTGGAAACAACTCAGACgggatgacaaattaaaggaaaaaaatgaccGAACATTCTTTAGAAGATGTGGGGTCACCACGAGCTGCCAGAATAGCTTCAGTGCAACATGGCACAGATCCTACAGGTCTCTGTAACTGAAcatcattcttccaaaagatattgcAATTGCAGAATGTCTCCACCCTTCTGTATGAATACACAACCTACTTAGTGGCTGCTTTAACTTAAACGTGTTTGGTATATGAAGTTAAACTGATGAATTTGTCTGGAGTTTTGGTTTGATGAgcctttaaataataaataagtacttCATTTATATGCTTTTACATTACAAAACCACCTCTCATATGAACTCCAGCAAACGTTCACTTCTTGCCACcaacataattattttttatagaatattattaatatttcatcaGATAAttccaaaaacagaaaaaatcatAGATTTTGTATCAGTCTTCATGTTCTGTTGGTATCTCATTTGATTTCTTCCtgtatttttgcacatttaggCTTTGGTCTCTGGTCTATTTTCACTGTTCTCCCTATGCAACATTTGGGCTTGTCCTGAAATCAAGtacacagaaaatgtttaaagtaCCTCTGAACTTAAAGATATGATTTTTGAATAGTTACTTTTTGGATGGCAGATTATACAGATACAGTATAACACAGTACAAAAGTCATACAATAAGTTCATGATGGTTTGAGCCTATCATAGTCCAATATTCCATTTACTTGGGAAGAAGGTTATTTAGCCCCATAAACTAGCTAATTTACTAAGCTAATTTTACTAATGTCATTGAACACTGAATATAACAAAATTGTGTTATTTTGTAGAGTTTGGGCTACTggtaaataaatcagaatatgAAAACCATATTAGAATATGTCTCTCTGAAAATTTGTGAGCTATTTTAAtggtttttacattattatataagCTATACcatatatttacttattcatatatattcatagatCCTGACATTTTAATAAAGGTCAGGAAGTAGAAATGTTCctagacattttttaaacataagtcAACATGAATCCAGGGAGTAACTGCAGTAGTACACAGTGTgctcaggagtgtgtgtgtgtggggtcgGGGGGATTTGAAAAACCTgttatttttggtttattaCTACAGAATAAAGACCCAAAACAACTTATTCAGCAAAGTTCTAATTAAATCCTCTTGATCTCACACCTGCTATTTCTGTGGTGTTCATGCTGGTCCTGTTTGCTCATGTCATGTGTGGTGCTTTAAATGGAGATCTATTTAAAGCGAGCCTAAATTAGAAGCTCACTGTGACAGAGGAATGgatggaaataaaagaaatgagcAATTCTCACAGCTCAAACTAACTTTTCTCCTTTTCCACTTAGAAAAGGGAATGACTAGAAAGGAACCTCAGCTGTGTCTGTGCTGGCTAAGACAGACGTGTTTCTAAATGCAGAGATTTGTAATAAGGCcatcatatacatatacagttgaTCATGTACATCTTAaatttatattcttttttttttaattgattatattttatgGCAGTTATtagttgttttaaaatgattccAGTCACACtaatggaatttttttaaaaataggaaATTGTTAATTTCCTAAGATAGAGATAAAGaacttatttaattataaatgcTATTGGCCTGAGAACTGCAATGTTAATAAAACTAGGAAAAGCCATTTGATGGTTGTAATATTTGATGGTACATATTTGAATTGTTGGAATCTGctcataaaataaatgcatgctgtgaacatttgaattttttttttttttttagactggaAGGTGTCTCAGGCTCAGGGTTTGGAATCATCAAGGAGGTGTCTGAGAACCCCAGTTGAGATAACAGTGCTCCAGTGTAGCAGCTCTTTTTCATGTCAAAAAGCAAACAATCTCAAATGGCTCAAAAAGCTTCGACATTTCTTTGGAGCATTGTAGTTAGCATCAGATCAGCTGCTCAGCTCCCAATAGATGCTGACCTGGACTGTAATTGTGCACTGGTTTACGGTTTATTGGAGTAATACAATATAGTACAATGTGCTTCAGATGACCGATAATGCAAGTCCTACATATTGCTTATCACTTGGACAAAGACATGCAGGTTGTGTCCTCACCTAGAGAAAGCAAGAGGTGGAGCCGAACAAACCTTTATAGCTAAACCTCTGCAACCTGAGGGCAAACATTGTCCCTGATCACACAGCAGAATGAAAGGTAAGACTGACCTTAAACCTGCATAAATTGGTAAGGAATATGAGTAATTTGCTGTGAACAAACACAAGATCCAAATAAAACTCTCTAAATTATCTACTTGGATTATCCCAAAGTCTGGCattagatatattatatattttagtcAATTTGAAAATAAGCTTTTGACTGGATGTTTGTGGATGTTGGTAGATCCTAATTCTCTAAAAACACTTCTTTTGCTATAAATTCTTTCCTAATCCAGGCCTTGTGTTCCTGTGCCTGATTGGATGTTCTCTTGCAAACGATGCTGTATACTCTTGGAATGGCCCCGGAGAGCCGAGTCAGCCAGATCCTGGCACTGGCAACAGTAAAAACAAAGCactctttaataataattaaagtaatCTTAAATTTAATCTAAGGAACTCTCTTTGTGGTATTGTTTGGATGAATTGAAAGGTGAATTAGAAGCTGATCATTGTTTTTTATCTGTAGTTTGTCTCACTGACTCTGACACCTGCAACTGTTGCCTGATGCAAACGCAGATGATGAGAATGGAGAGTTTCTTCAACATGAGCCTGAATGAGATGCGCAAGAATCTGGAGAAAGCTGAAACTGCTCTGAACTATGTGCGCTGTGAGTAAACCTAGCTTTGCTTGAAATCTTGCAGGGTTAGCATGGCAAACTCATGCTAGCTCATAATACCCATTACTCTTCACTCTGTTGGCTGTTAGTGCTGTTGGTTGAGCCATTCTCCGACACTTGCAAGTAAGTGTCCCTCAGTtgttgactctctctctctctctctctctctgtgtttcctcAGCTAGCCGCAGTGCCTTTTCAGTGGCACTGACTGATGTTCGTCGATGCCTGACATCCAGCCGAGATGACATGGTAGTGAAGTACCAGTCTATATTCATTAACTTAGGTGACGGATACAATATTAGTACAGGTGCCTTCACAGTCCCACGTTCAGGGGTCTATGCACTGGCTCTTACAGTGTACAGTGACGCAGGTGCCCCTGGTGCCCTCTTGGCTGCCTGTGTTCGTTTGCGTAAAAATGGTCGGGTGATTGCAGCACTCAGTGAGTACAACACACAGGACCAGGAGGACAGTGCTACCACCGTCCTGGCAATGCAGATGCAGGCTGGGGATAAAGTGGATGTGATTCTCCCTTCCGGCTGCAACCTGTGCGATGACAACAGCCATTTCAACACGTTCAGTGGCTTTTTACTTTATGctacagattaaaaaaattttattctcTGATCCCATGTCTGTGTTCAGTGGCTTTTTACTTTATgctacagattttaaaaatgtttcattctttGATCCCATGTCTGCGTTCAGACTTTTGCAGTGATCCTCATGATCTTTCAAAATCAAGGCTATGTATCCATTGGCTCCCAAATCCAATTCCTGATCAGTTTGTTGGGTTTCCAGTTAATAATTAAGCTCCAGGTTCAGCATGGCTGCCACAGGTTTAATGTATACTGTGTAAAATGGGCATTCAAAAAacagtttcttcttcttctttttttcatctttaaCCCTTAAGTAAATGTCTGTATAAGTTGTATAACAAAGAACTAAGTGTTCTTATTCaagtgaatttaaaataaagaggACTGAAgaacaaatatattttgtatttattctttctgctgatatgtaatatgtaagAATGGGCTTAAAAATGTTATGATTGGTATATATTTAAACAACGGTATACAAACAATAACAGCGTATTGCGATAGCAATAGCCAATTCAGAATAATGGCATAAAACTAAAATGACCCATGTGACTTTGCTTGTTATTTACTAACAGAACATTTGCTACAATGTTGTCTTCAGATAATTAAAGTCGACATCATATAGCTAATATATTATgctccaaaatatatattattgaaAAACATAACAATTAAAGCTCTGTGCCAGGAGACAAAATATTTGTGTACTGACTCCTAGTCCTTGAGCTGTGgaaaaatgctatataaataaaacattataataataataataataataataataatatagtattCACATCtctgtccttccttggacccaATTCAACCTACCATGTAATATCAGTCATGCTTGTAGAGCAATAGTAAGTGATATTACCCATGTACTTGCACAACTCCCTTACAATCATTATTATACACCACTCAAGACTTATGTGAAGGCAACTGTGCATTATATCTTATTTTGATTCAAGTTCTAAATAATGATGAACTAAAACCTGCAGGCCCATATAGTATAATTCAACTGAAGCtttcaaataataatgatacttttaatttaaaaactatCCATTTTAAGCTAATCCTGATTTTAACAAATTTATGTTCCAAATTccaaaacaaaattatataaacattctAATCACCAATCCTTTACTGCTTATGAAACACCTGTGCTTTTTAATATTGAGTGTGTTTTTCCTTTCACAGGTGATAAGATCACTAGGCATGGTCCACACCCTAATATGAGAATCAGGCTAAAAATCCTGTACCTGCCTCAGCACAGGGATTACTGATCAAGAGATAGAGCAAATAAATGCagcaataataaaacaaaccctCTCTGGATACATATGGCTCAAATGGCTGATATCCATAATGGCTAGAATAACACCCAGAGTGCTGGAAACATGATCCTGGTGAGCTTATAACCCATATGaaacagatgcacacacacacatttctagcTCCCAAGTGGGCTTCATGGGATAGATACAGGATACAGTAACAGAGAGGATGTGTTTCACACATCCCCATATTCCCATCAGCTCACACAAAGGCTGGACTGCAGTGTCATTAATTCTACCAAATACACAAGATaaggtgcacacacaaacacacacacacgcatgaacacacgcatgcacacaaacacacatagaCCTCAGAAACAGACTTTGCTTAGTTGCCTCTGCTCATCTGCTTCAACATCTCTCAGAATCACAGTGAGTATATgaataactcatttaaaattaTACAAAATGTAAGAATCAAATGCTGGTCTTATATAATGGATGCAACATCAGATTGATTTAAATTTTCTGAGCAGATTGTGTCATTTTCTACACTCAGTTGAAAGATAATAATTAACATCAACATACTAAATAACAGCATACCTAATAATAAACTAGCAACCAGTTAAATAGTAGtttataaggaataaaatgtagTAAGAAATAAGTGGCTAACTAAGTGCATGCTGTATGTAAAGTTTTTAAACTTGGCCTCTATGTATTGCATCTATGGTAGATGACTGATTACTATGGAGGAGGACTTTAATACACTTTCCTGTAGTGAGAGAAGAACAGAGACCCAGCTGAATCAAAATTCACTTATAGTGGAAGTTTATGGGCAATTGCTGAAAAgatttctataccgcttatcccagggagcatggggcacaaggcggggtacaccctggacagggtgccaattgcagtaatacagtaaacagtaattCTGTTTAGGTAAAAGACAGGGtatattctgtattattattgaCCAGGTATCCATACATGATCATGCCAAAACTGACTATGTGGGTGAAGTATAATCACATATTTTTTCTTCGGAAATAGTAGTTTATTGATCGCcccaacaactgcccttagacatCCATTATAATTGAGAAAACTGTTGAAAAATGATGAAGTGTTGCTTTAAGTGTTAATACTCATGACATGCAATTGTTTAATGCAAATTCAAATAGTAATAGTTGGGGTGAGTAAATAGTCATTTTGGTTACTCATCACTTATCCAACCACTTTCAGGCTGAAACTGACTATGGTGCTGAGGCATAATCCCACCTTTTCCCCGGGAAAATGTAGTTTATTGGATGCCTCAACAACACCCCTCCATTAGAAGTATTTCTTTAAGTGCTGAAATGCATGATGTGCAATATTTTACATTCATGTAAAAATGTCTATTGCCTTAGATTTATAAATTTGAATGAATCAACATTTTAAACCAGCAGTTTAAACATATGCATGTTCTAACTTTTTCTACAAAAGCAATAGtgaattttgtttctctttgtctttccaAAGACAAGATTCTTCAGTGAGCAAGTTAAGGATGAAGATAGCTGTAGTGGCTGTTCTGGGCCTGATGGGGGCACTGTGTCCATGCTCCATGGCACAAGCAAGCAGTACCTTAGATACTATATGGCAAGCTGCAGGTAAGCTCCTTTTATAGTGGAGGgctatacagtgccctccactaatattggcacccttggtaaatatgagcaaagaaagttgtgaaaaattgtcattattgtttaacctttgatcttttgctaaaaaaaaaaatcacaaaaatactctgctctcatggatatcaaacaattgcaaacacaacacaggtttataaaaaaaatatctttgttaaatatatttgtgcaataattattggcactctattaatcaatactttgtgctacctccctttaccaagataacagatctgagtcttctcctataatgcctgatgaagttggataatacatggcaagggatcacttccagtagtgtctggcaaactgaagaggcttgagtttgtttttggatgagagtagaggctttttttcttcaaactcttccaaacaacttgtggtgatgtaggtgactttggattgaattttggagactttctgaccccaagatgcaactaacttctgcaattctccagctgtcatccttggagattttttggccactcgaaccatcctcttcacagtgcattgagacaatatagacacatgtcctcttccaggttgattcataacatatCGAGTTGACTGGAagttcttaattattgctctgatggtaaaatgggcattttcaaggcttgtgctattttcttatagacacttcccattttgtgaagctcaacaaccttttaccaccatcacagctatattccttggtcttacccattgttatgaatgactaaaggaatttggcctatgtgttacctcatatttatacccctgtgaaacaggaagccatggttgaacaatttcctcttcctagtcacccaggtgtactaaaaaacttaaaatatcattaggaaaatatttcaaatatatttttctcatatgaattcaatatgaattttcaaatatatatatatatatatatatatatatatatatatatatatatatatttgataaacctgtgttgtgtttgcaattatatactgtatactacttaactaatatgaatacatttttggcCAATGGATAAATAAAATCCAAGGTTTTGGTGCTGCTCTCTTGCACACAGCTAATTGGACCGGGACTTTGCCCTGTGGAGGATGGGACTGTGAGTGTGAATTCAGGAAGCCAAAAGGCTGCTGCTGTGTGGCTGCACCTCTTTTCCAGCTGGAGGAGGCAACCTTCATGCGCATGGTGGGCCTATGGAATGACTTGCGCAATCTCAGTACCCAGATAGAGGAGGTTACCGGTAACACTCGCTGTTTTCCTCACCAGTTCACCCACTTGTCCGTCATCATTTGACTTGAAGTAAATCCAAGTGCTTTTGTTTACTAAAAATATGTTCATGTGGTTctcctcatcttttttttaaaaaaattatttatagcaGTTGGACATCATGTAGCATTTGTGGCTACAATGGTAGCTATGACTGGATGTTTTGGACCTTTCAACAAGAATGTGCCCATCTCTTACTGCAATGTCTCACTCAACCAAGGCTATGGGTATAATCCTGCCCTGGGTGAGCATCCtttcaaaatacatacaaaagcCTCAGctgaaaaatacacaaactaagCTGGTCAATGTGGTAGAATCTTTGCCAAATGGGAGGGTTATTTTACAGCTTCCTTATTACTTGGTTAAACTGAGCAGTTAATGTTTTAGATTCTCTAACTGTGttattttctttgaaaaaaacatttctacaacataacattaacagAATCAGAATTTACCAGATGACAATTTACCAGATGCTCTACCATTTTGAATAGCTCAGCCTGCGCTTTGTCAGCTGTCCagaccaagctggatttttcagcagtgACTGCAATCATCTTCCTACTGATTTTACTTTAAACCTAGTAGACACGGCAAGACTCGTAGCACACTTGCTGCTTTGGGGATCAACAGAATATAAATGATAACTGAAAACCCTTTATGTTCAAATGTAACTTTCATTAAAGACTTTCCAAGCCAACAAAATCATAAACATCAAGCTAGAGATATTGTATTTACTGATGTGATATTTACATGTGCTCAGGAACGTTCACAGCCCCACGTGCAGGCCTTTACTCCTTCTCCTACACGGTTTACTCTAATTTGGGAGCAGAAGGAGAGCGCATCTACCACAAGGTACAGCTGATGAAAGACGGCCAGGTAATAGCTTCCTCCTGGGAAGACAACCGTGAGGACTCAGAGGACAGTGCCACACAGACAGTGCTCCTTCAGCTGAAACAAGGCAACCAGGTTTATGTCGAGCTGGTGCTTGGAAGGTTTCTGTGTGCAGACATGCAGGGCTACAACTCCTTCAGTGGATACCTGGTCTATCCGCTCTCTGTCATCTAACAGACAAATGTATTAGTACACAAGTATAGTAGCTATGCAACACCACACATTAATACTAGCACTTAGAGCATTATGTTGATTCTGTATATCTAGAGTGTACTCAATATAATCTACAGGTGACCAAGACTAAACAAAACTGATGTGTGAGTATGGTATATGTAAGAGCTCCATTTAACATGACATAGTAACTCATCAGTTCCcttataaaattatattgtaaTGTATTGTAATGATTTAGTAATGTGAGCAATGgaataaaaactttaaataaacttCATAATACTAACGTTTTCTTATTTTAGTGGTCTGTAATGTTGGTAAGACAGccttataaaaaagaaaacaaacagcagtACAAAAATGGTGAATTTTATTGTCAATATTGTACAGAAATTCATGCCACAGGGTATTACTTTCCATTCTGATGACCTTTTGCAAGTAAGAGGTCCATGTATGCACCGTCAATCAGGTCCTCCTTCTTCACACCCAAATCCTGCATCAGTTGGTGAGCAATGGCAACTCCTTCTTCTGGGCTCTGGTTTTCCTTCATAACTACctgtatgaacacacactgcagttaGCAGCCTGCTATTTTAGTCATACATTCCCCCTCATACATCTTGAACAGGCTCCACTATACCTCAAGCTCCATGAAGTCTCCCAGGCCCTCCACAGAGTCCACATGCACTCGAGTCTGTCCCACCATATACAGGCGCCTCTCCTTTTTCACCTGGCCCACCTGTCCTAACGCATCTGATAGTACTCTCTACAcataaacaaaaagacaaaatccAGGATAAAACATGAGATGTCTCACCTTTCTGGGACTGGATGAAACCAGGATATGCACAATTCAAACCCAAGTAATCAAACCCAATGCTTGTTTCGTCCAGGTTTTTCGACCTCCCAgaacatgcaggtaggtggattgtagggctgggcgatataatCGATACAATATCAATATCCTGATAATTGATTAcgtgatacacttttctgagatatcgttggtacggtgatgcagttttttaaaaaaacaaaacatttttaataattacaaattaaatggtaataAATAGATGCTGTTTATTgatcataattttttaaaacttaatcttctttgtctctgcaggcattaaagaaaagtatcatcaaactcactaacatttttttttgttgttttttattttactactgttttgcggaCTGTTTGtctgttagctaaattatatatatcgTGATACTCATCGtatatcgtagaaatgtcctcaaatatcgtgatatttttgtcatatcgcccagccctagtggACAGACTACTCTAAACTGCCCCCAAGTGTGAATGTTcttgtgaatgcgtgtgtgcaCATGGTGCCTTGCGAAGGActgacatcccatccagggtgtgctcctgggataggctctggatacGCAGTGACCAGGATACTGTATAGTGATcactgaaggtgaatgaatgaatgaatatttgaaTGCCAAAACTCatgaagcatttatttaaaaaatcattgggttataacatttttatatacacaacatataatttACATAGGACATTTATTATGTGTTAAAGTGCATGctgtaaaattaataatattagACTGTTTTGGAGTACAATAAGAACAGCACTAATGTTGATGCACTTACGGTCAGGCCTTGTGGATCATTTGTGGGAGTGATGGAGTAGTTGGACAGTTTGGGGCCACTCATATCTGGTCTCTCATAGAATATCAGCTGTCCACTTCCATTCTGTGAGGCAACAGAATAACAGGTATAGCAagggataatttttttttacttttattattattattattattcattactaTTATCTTCAAGTGAGCAGACTCACTAAGAAATCCCTTAGTTTGAGGCGACCCTCCTTCGACGTGTGGAAAAACGTGTCATGTTGGCGTATGATGGTCCCGTCAGAGCCGCTCAGCTCCCTCGCGCGCTTGGTCACGTGGTCGAGATCACGCAGCCACGCCTTTATTTCTACATTCGACGGCATGTCTGAAAAAATGTCAATAAGCATACTAATGACTTAGCAACACTTAAAATAGCtacaactgaaagaaaataCTGAGTAATATTAGTCACAATGGGAAATAATAAACTGTTTTGTTGTCACTTACTGACTGCTGTGGTACACTgaaatgcaaatacacacaaagctgcacaataaattataataatcagtTAAATGTCAACTACTTGAAAGCGAACAGTTActtacttcattcattcattcattcatacacacacacacacacacacacaccttacagtCACTGCATGCTGGGAATCCcgctcattattatttttttaaactgtgaaaTAAGAAGCATGAAACCACTTTATTCCTTTTCATAATTAAAGCCCCAGGGCCTGACTCACAACCTCATCTCTAAATtgaagttttatatttattcgcTACATGTGTTTTTCCACGTctaattatgtgtgtgtttgtgtgaggtaCCAAACATCTGCCTGATATTCTTGCCTGTTAGACTGACCTACGCCTACCCAAGTGAATACAATATGGTTCATTATTGAGACACAGTTTTCAAACTAGATTAAAATACTCTTTGGGGCTAAAAGGTTTTCAGACTGGATTAAAATAAGTTAtttagacaaaaataaataaataaataaataaataaataaataaataaaaaaaattttaaaaaatggtaggAGACATTGAAATAAGACCTCAGGACTGGCAGAGAGCCACTGGTTGTTATGTTAGCCTGTTGTAGCTTATCTGAATACCTGACCTTAATGcact from the Ictalurus furcatus strain D&B chromosome 17, Billie_1.0, whole genome shotgun sequence genome contains:
- the cbln20 gene encoding cerebellin 20; this translates as MKGLVFLCLIGCSLANDAVYSWNGPGEPSQPDPGTGNICLTDSDTCNCCLMQTQMMRMESFFNMSLNEMRKNLEKAETALNYVRSSRSAFSVALTDVRRCLTSSRDDMVVKYQSIFINLGDGYNISTGAFTVPRSGVYALALTVYSDAGAPGALLAACVRLRKNGRVIAALSEYNTQDQEDSATTVLAMQMQAGDKVDVILPSGCNLCDDNSHFNTFSGFLLYATD
- the cbln18 gene encoding cerebellin 18, producing the protein MKIAVVAVLGLMGALCPCSMAQASSTLDTIWQAAANWTGTLPCGGWDCECEFRKPKGCCCVAAPLFQLEEATFMRMVGLWNDLRNLSTQIEEVTVGHHVAFVATMVAMTGCFGPFNKNVPISYCNVSLNQGYGYNPALGTFTAPRAGLYSFSYTVYSNLGAEGERIYHKVQLMKDGQVIASSWEDNREDSEDSATQTVLLQLKQGNQVYVELVLGRFLCADMQGYNSFSGYLVYPLSVI